The nucleotide window ctctcataacattataaAGGAAGTCATCCGCTAGACACAACTGGATTGAGATATTGACATTCTTATCTAACTAGTTTCATTCTTCTTTTTTACATGGTTTCTGATCGCTTTCCAAGGAGTGCatcttccaatccttgttgaactaggatgtcattcatcttaactttccatagtttAAATTTACTTTTACCATAATACTTTTCTATATCGAACTTCATGTTAGATGCCATTGATATCTGACTTTGAGATTTGATCTGCTTCCCAATGTTATATCTGATATCATTTGTTGGGACTCGTGGAAGCACATAAAGCAAAATCTaacaaagtaatcacaatcgCACAAATAAATCCAACCAGATGGCAATTTAAATTTCatgtgaaaaaccctttcgggaaaaaaaccaCAACATAAAGCatcgagtaatgcactatgaaagcaatatATTACAGGAAATAGTAGATCGTGCTGATTCGAACAACCCTTGAatctcctttgaaaccctagttATACCCTTGAACCCTTTAAAACAACTTAGAAAGCCATAATCCCCTAATCCTTGccctaatcccaattacacctggtatatatactacccaaccggaataggaaacaaatcgtaCACATACACAATTTTACATGCACTTTAATGGggtccttcaatggcatcaacaaacATTAAGTACCAGTTGATGACTTCAAAGATCCTTCAGTGCCATCGACTAACAACATCTAAAACTGTGCAGCAATCAATTagtattttttcagattttcttaaTGGAATCCAGCATATGTTGATAGCGTCGACATTTGCTCGATGGGATTAAGTGGTCTCTTGATGACATTGACAGACTTTGttatagacatatttaagacattagacaacaaGTACTTCCAATCAAACATATGGAATATTTGACAAATGATcataataagcccattaaaatacaCTTTGATAGACAATGAGGAAAATCCAAGCCTACGGGAGCAATAAATGAAAGGATTGCAAACGAGCAACTcaacaaaactttttttttttaccgtatGTTTAGACAAACCAATGTTTGGACCgttaaaatcaattttttggCATAATTTAGTGATGCAACTAATAATTACATTATTTAAGATATCATCAGAGTGTATGCAACGAATTACAGCAACATCTTTATTACACATGTAACTCTCGTGCCTTTTCAAAAGGATGACAAAAAAAGGCATTTCCTTTCATGCGGAATAAAAATGTATATTTCACTGCAAAATAAAGTTTCAAATGtaataaaataaacattttattAACCTTTGATTTCATTTACCTCCGAATCCAAGTTAGGAAACAATGATTTTGGAGCAAAATCCTTTGTAATCCCTTCAAATACGTTCAAATAAAGTTTCAAATATTGGCAAATGAATGCAAATTGGGTACTACTCCCGCCCTTCTCAGTTTGAAATGGCCAGGGGCTCTAAGGCGCTCACAtaatttatgggttttatccgcATTATTTGTCCATtttatgatatcattttaggttatgagcacAAAAATTTGATAGATAcaaggctcaagcggaccacaaaATGGGGACTAAACAGTTACCATTGAAAATTCcttaatggccacaaaagttttggatcaagctgatatttgtattttcacttcaatcttatgaataggttggatgacaattaacCATGAAAGTGCGGATAGtaatggccaccgttgaaaccttactacgGCCGCCAAGATGTAtattttaccatccaaactgtttatgaaGTCATATAAACCTAACTTAAATGGAGGGACAGAATAGAATAAAATTTAGCTTGACACTAAACTTCTCgtacttctgtggcccacgagaaagttttcaacggtgggcatttaattcccactgtttcctatggtgtggttcacttgagattggaatctGCCTACAGTTTTAGATGATGCCCTAAactgagctctaaaaatggatggattgcttggataaaacacatacatcgtgtgggcccatggagcttggacCATTGCCGATCTCGGAACTGAAGTTGTCACTACCTAATCCGAATTCGTTATTCAGTGCaagcgtatcaagtgtcataggcCGGCGGAGTGCGAAATAAAGactcctctccctctcctttcctctctcgcCTTTTTTCTCTCGCTGCCTTTCCAACACCACTCTCATGAAAAGAAACCCCCTCCGCTCGTGACTTTCAACCAAAACCCCATGAAATAAAACCCCCACTTTCGGACACAAAACCCCACTTTTCCTCCCCTTTCTCATGACTCCTTCCCTCCAAAACCTACCATGCCGCCGTCTCCCCAAATCCTCCGTCATAACGGCGGCACCGCTCCCCACTTCCACTCCACTGTCTCCGTCCAGAAGCTCCGTCGCCTCAGTACTCTGATCCTCGTTCTTCGCCTCGCTTCCTTCTGCTTCTCCCTCGCCTCTGCTGTCTTCATGGCCACCGCCCGCTCCGATTCTGCGAACTGGGTCGACCACGACGCCTTCAGGTATATTGAAGATTTCGACGTTTGAGATTTTTGTGTCTTTGGTTTTTCCTGTTTTTGATGAAATTCAATACGGATTTTCTGTTTTGGGAGAGGGAAAATCGTGATTTTGATGGTTTAGGCTTTTGGGGTGCTTCGTGTGTTTGTCTTTTTCATGGAATTTCGGCTGCGGAGTCGTCATGTAGCGAATGCGATTGTGATTTTGATGTTCTGagcttttgggtgttcttgatTTTGGCTGCTTTTGATGAAATTCCGATGAGGAGTCTTCATTTCGGCGAATGTGATTGCAGATTTCGGTGTTTTGGGCTCTTGGGGGTccttgatttttgaatttttgatgaAATTTTCAACGTAGATTCGTCTTAGTAGCGATTGAGCTCGCGATTTGGATGTGTTGGATTTGTagtgaccttttttttttgtgaaattttaaattttcgatTGCAGGTTCGTGTTGGCGGCTAACGCGATCGTGGCCGTCTATTCGTTCGTCGAGATGTGGGTTTCGGTGTGGGAGATTTTGAAAGGAGGCACCCTGTTACCGGAGGCCGTACAGGTCTGGTTCGATTTTGGCCATGATCAGGTAAATTTCGgcgatttttttagaaaatatcgGGCGTTACATATCGTAACGGCCGATATATTCGCTGTACTGGGCACGCGACAAAGCTGTGTGCGCGAGCACAGTGGCAGAGAGTaatgggagcggattgggtgttACACATGTAACACGTTGACGGTGTTTTCCCTGACCGCGGGGCccacgtgttgtatatccacgccgtccatcagtttttccagtcCATTGTAGGGCAGggttccaaaattgaagcagatccaatctcaagtggaccacaccataggaaacagtggtcatttaaaggccaccattgaaaacttcctatggcccagcgtaatgtttatttgccatctaagccgttgataaggtcacacgatattggatgaagggaaaacagaaatatcagcttgatccaaaactttttgtggccctccaagaagtttttaatggtgagcattcaatctcgactgtgtggtccacttgtgatttggatctgTACATTTTtcgaccatgtcctaaaatgagctgtaagaactaatggacggcgtggatatataacaaatggattaagatgggccccactgtcatggAAACACCCATCAAGGTGTTAACcgagtaacagctaatccgccCCCGAGAGTAATGATTTGAGTGGTCAAATGAACGTGGTTGTCATGGTCACCGTGAAATCGTGATCCGCGCGAGTCTGCAACGTTCTTAGAGGATCGGACCCGTTCATTCGGTGGGGCCACCGTGCGAAGGCCAAGATCACGAATGTACGGATTGAAAGGTTACGCCCATGACCCTAACAATCTGATCCAACGGTTGGAAGAGATGGGCCAtcagatcagatggttaggattgtgtgTAATCAGCATCATTTGTAGCGTGGCCATGCATGTTAGGGCCACTGAATGAACGGTTCTAAATCCGACCACTCAAGTTTGACCCTTGGTTAAGAGTGGAGATTGGCGTACCATTATTTGGAGTGCTCTTGCGGCTTATCTTACTGCTAACTAGGGTTTGAATGTTTTTAAAGAGGTCGAATCCTCCTCAACGTTTGTAGAATTTGCTTATTGTGGGCCGTCGGTGAAGTTTTCACTTTATCccaaccgttcatcatgtgaggcccctTTGTTCTCCTTTGATCCCAAAACAGGTCCGTACAAGTCTCAGGTGAGCCATAACTCATGCCCGAAAGGTATACACTTATGTAGTGTGGTTCAACTGATCTTTGGAATGGACTAATTTCGTAAGCTTTTAATTAATTATCACAAGACGCATcttgtgaatggattggatggtatataaatacAAGGTCGGCTCCACATTGAATctataaggttttaatggtggactccCAATCCCAACCGTTCcctatggtgtgtcccacttgagttttggaacttGAAGGTGCGCCACGGATTGGATGTGCACCCTACATCACGGTGCCCCACCGGATCAACGGCCCAGATCATGGCACGTGTTTGCCACGCTAACTTTGAGGGAGCTGCATAGTAGCCACTTTTCTACTATTCGTAGGCAACTATTGCTAGAATCGGTCCCACATGTTCGGcaggaaattggattgcgtactgagcaactcagtacgctcttatcgtactgcgTAAATTCAGTTGGGCACACCTTGAATTTATGcgatctatccacaccgtccattcgtttttacatctaatttaaggggttgatccaaaaatctaatcatatccaaagatcaagtggaccataccacaagaaacagcggggataatgatatccaccgttgaaaccttgctaggcccaacaatgatgtttatttgtcatccaacctgttcataagatcgtacagatatggatgaagggaaaaaataaatagaaacttgatccaaaatttctgtggcccccaagaaattttcaacggtagacgttcaattcaactgtttcctatggtgtggtccatttgaagattgtatgtgtttcattttcttgttgaatccctaaaattatcttctaaaatagatggacggagcagataaaatatataaatcatggtggaccatacagagtttactcagtacgctaagcgtattgatttactcagtacgcaatccgcttccgttcggCAGACGGCAGTAGTTGGTAGCTTGGGACGCGAGTTTCTTAAATCGGgtcgcggattagatactgacaggttgagtgacgtcaccaagtcatgtggaccccactgtgatgtaactgttgtatccacaacgtccattcattcggagatattattttaaggcatgacccagagaacgaggcagatccaaacttttagtggaccccaccacagaaaacagcggtaagattgatgcccaccgttgaaaccttcctaaggcccaccgtgatgttttttctaaatccaacctgttcaaaagttaacaaagacattaaataagggaaaacacaaatatcagcttgatcgaaaacttttgtgtccttcagaagtttttaatggtggtgtcactctccccactgttttttatggtggggtcccctggagctttggatgtcacTCATTCGTTGGatcttaccttaaaatgatatgtacagatggatggacggcgtggatacaaaacatacatcatggtggggcccacagaaattggtgacgtcacttaattagcagtctcgctactcaccctgtcagtagccaatccgcgcccctTACGTACTCCGTGGGGCCTACTGTAACGTATATGTGACATCCTTTCCGTACATCATCAGCATCAGCTCATAaaaggacatgagcctaaaaaacagaccaatccaaagctcaaatggaccacaccacagccaaACAGTTCAGAGAGAGACACCAGCCGTTAAAACCCTCATTagttaaaaaaaacaaaatatcagctCATTCCAGAGCgaaggtgggcccaaggaaggtttcatTGTAAGCGTCCCTAGCTCCAGATTTcgcaaggaagcggattggctgatgtaccatacaccagctatatagctggtgtgggtacgtcgaagacgagcgcttacgCTCCTCTAGCTCCCCGTTGTAcgtacggttcaaaggagatcaaagttaaatgggcctcaaaatgatgtatttattatatccataccattcatccatttttagagcatgagccaaaaattgaatcatatccaatggTCAAATGGTTCACACcacaaggataatgatttttaccagtaaaacatttctagggcccatcataacgtttattttccatccaagttatttataaggtcaaaaatacctggatgaagaggaaaaacaaatatcatattatccaaaacttctgtgaccccaaaagggtttcaacggtggactttcaatccctcctttttgcagtgtggtccacttgatctttaaatctgtcttatttatcggttcaagccttacgacgagatcaccaaatggatggacggtttggatataacacatacctcatgatgggacccacagaacttgctgacctcaATACACCGGCtagatagctggtgtgtggtacaccagccaatccgcttccatttcgCAAGGATTGCCTGCCACcggtcagaagctaggtggggcccattgtgatgtttggggAAATTCACCTGTAGCTTTTTCGGCTCATGCCAGGACAGGAGCTCAAAATTGAGGTAGgtacataaatcaagtgggccacacagtagaAAACAATGGGACTGAGTGATCTAACCTAGTTTCTGATGTGGTGGTGACTGTCCCCTTGAGTTGGAACCTTATTCAAGAGGCCCAGTGCAGTGAGATTTGATTGTGTGCTACTGTTAAAAACTAAGCAGTACAAAGCATGTTTAAAATTAGAGTATGGATCCTTTGTTTGTCACGAGTAGGGATTCTATTTTTATTACAACgtgagtgggccacatcattacaAATTACATTTAATGTAGCAGTGATGATAGCGATAGCGTAGACCTGTCACTGTACTGGAAAACTGAAAATTACTGCTTGTGTCAAGCTGAGGATCCATATCTTTTAATTTAACCTACATAGACAATGCACGTGGGTTGGACCAATCAAATCTCTGCTAGGCTTCACTTCAAAGGTGATGGGGATTCCTGCCAAAGGCTCTTACTGCAATGCTTGTGGGAAATTCacccggtccatccattttgccagctcacatatgagaatccaaagctcaagttggccacacatTAGGGAAAATTGTGGTAAGAAATGCCTATGGTTTAAACCTTATTAGGCTcctccttgatgtttatatatcatccaaaccagtcataaggtcattcccactggatgttaaaaaaaaaaaaaaattttataaaaaacaCACTGTTACAATACTTTTGCACCCATGTGAAAACTTTCAATGGTGGTCcttgaatccccactatttcttctcatgtggcccacttgagttttggatcttccttttTCTGCTTCTCATGTCTTAAATGAGTTGGGAAAATGGataaacagagtggatttctaTCAAACATCACCTTGGCCCCACCTACATATCCCTGTGCAGGATTGGATGTGAAAGTCTTTCAATGGTACGGACGCAGGGATGTTGAAGTCCAACAGTAGGCATTTTTCTACCTAATTTTTCCAATGGCGTGTGGCTCATGCTTATTTTAATTTTTCCAAGTTGATTGAGTATTGGGTCTGCCTTCGTTGCCTCACGGTCTAATATAGATGGGAATATTCAACAGCTTACGCCGCTCCCAGATAAAGCCAAGCTCTGTGCGGACCACAgcta belongs to Magnolia sinica isolate HGM2019 chromosome 8, MsV1, whole genome shotgun sequence and includes:
- the LOC131252952 gene encoding CASP-like protein 4C1, whose translation is MPPSPQILRHNGGTAPHFHSTVSVQKLRRLSTLILVLRLASFCFSLASAVFMATARSDSANWVDHDAFRFVLAANAIVAVYSFVEMWVSVWEILKGGTLLPEAVQVWFDFGHDQGFAYLLLSANAAGTSLARTMRGDDTCTAASAFCVQSYISISLGFAAFLFLLVSALFSGFRVACFLITGSRFHL